The following proteins come from a genomic window of Leptospira dzoumogneensis:
- a CDS encoding HAMP domain-containing sensor histidine kinase, with the protein MRRSLFSKLLLSNWLLLVFLMAVAGIVLFLEDLINPDLKILLFSAYILLAMFGTFYMSFSIARSVTQTLNQIEMKTGEINAGDFGSELSLPEIQELADLAVSINLMSGRLKHQFVDLTIEKEKFDSVLQNLKEGVFSVDLEGSIVFQNRSIPGSLIEPNSGSRKVEDAVKDPRLLDFIKKNLSGKGEPKTELDLSQNFYAIKMYPLRTNGNILMFIGVIRNITEEKQSYLIREQFVQNASHELKTPITSIKGYTETLLGRLKLLEESHEKRFLDAISRNTDRMVRIVEDMLTITRIENQSAIAQPEEFTLKSLVENLSFTVDGVISPKGQKLVVDMPTPLTIAADWVLLEHMLLNLISNASSYSPDDKTITLKIAKVEPDSVNFQVIDQGIGIKDEDKERIFERFFRVDKNRSRKEGGTGLGLSIVKHIVRLHHGSVKVFDNPEGGTIFSVTLPLVYSEISEV; encoded by the coding sequence ATGAGGCGTAGCTTATTTTCTAAACTACTCTTAAGTAACTGGCTTCTACTCGTTTTCCTTATGGCTGTCGCGGGGATAGTCCTCTTTTTAGAGGACTTGATCAACCCTGACCTGAAGATACTTCTATTCTCCGCTTATATCTTATTGGCAATGTTTGGGACTTTTTATATGTCCTTCTCTATAGCCAGAAGTGTAACTCAAACGCTTAACCAGATCGAAATGAAAACCGGAGAGATCAACGCGGGAGATTTCGGCTCCGAGTTGAGTCTTCCTGAGATCCAAGAGTTAGCTGATCTTGCAGTCTCCATAAATTTGATGTCCGGACGTTTGAAACACCAATTCGTGGATCTTACCATCGAAAAGGAAAAGTTCGACTCAGTATTACAAAACTTGAAAGAAGGTGTATTCTCAGTAGACCTGGAAGGCTCCATCGTTTTTCAAAACAGAAGTATTCCCGGTTCCTTGATAGAACCTAATTCAGGTTCCAGAAAGGTGGAAGACGCAGTCAAAGATCCAAGACTTCTAGACTTTATCAAAAAGAATCTTTCCGGAAAGGGTGAACCTAAAACGGAACTGGATCTAAGCCAAAATTTTTACGCGATCAAAATGTATCCTCTTAGAACAAACGGAAACATCCTGATGTTCATCGGGGTAATCCGAAATATCACCGAAGAAAAACAATCTTATCTGATAAGAGAGCAGTTTGTTCAAAACGCTTCTCACGAATTAAAAACACCTATCACTTCTATCAAAGGTTATACTGAGACATTACTCGGTCGTTTGAAACTTTTGGAAGAAAGTCACGAGAAAAGATTTTTAGACGCGATCTCTAGAAACACGGATAGAATGGTCCGTATCGTAGAAGACATGCTTACGATCACTAGGATTGAAAACCAATCTGCAATCGCTCAACCTGAGGAATTTACATTAAAGTCTTTGGTAGAAAATCTTTCTTTCACTGTGGACGGTGTTATTTCTCCAAAGGGACAAAAGTTAGTAGTGGACATGCCTACTCCTCTTACTATCGCTGCAGACTGGGTTCTTTTGGAACATATGCTCTTAAATTTAATTTCGAACGCTTCTTCTTATTCTCCGGATGATAAAACAATCACTTTGAAGATCGCAAAAGTAGAACCTGACTCTGTGAATTTTCAGGTCATAGACCAAGGGATCGGGATCAAGGACGAGGATAAGGAAAGGATTTTTGAAAGATTCTTCCGGGTGGATAAGAATAGATCCAGAAAAGAAGGCGGAACAGGACTCGGGCTTTCTATCGTGAAACATATTGTTAGATTACATCACGGTTCTGTCAAAGTTTTCGATAATCCGGAAGGCGGGACTATCTTCTCGGTAACCCTTCCGTTAGTGTATTCTGAAATTTCAGAAGTTTGA
- a CDS encoding RNA polymerase sigma factor yields MKPEEPILCDPEDWANIQKVLAGDFESFEQLVLKYEAMVYSQAKKAFRNEAEAEDFTQDVFLKAFEGLSTFRGKSKFSTWVFSIARNEIIRRYRKEHPEIDAPIDTLSSDKLGDNFSSQESEVLEKETTEKIRSLVNKLPELYRKPISLHYFENMSYKDISENLNLKMNTLKSYIFRGKEILRDWLKKDDEHGKR; encoded by the coding sequence ATGAAACCGGAAGAACCCATCCTATGCGATCCGGAGGATTGGGCCAATATTCAAAAAGTTCTAGCCGGAGATTTTGAATCATTCGAACAGCTCGTATTAAAATACGAGGCGATGGTTTATTCTCAGGCAAAAAAAGCATTTCGTAACGAAGCGGAAGCAGAGGACTTTACTCAGGATGTTTTCCTAAAGGCATTCGAAGGATTATCCACATTTAGAGGAAAATCCAAATTCTCCACTTGGGTCTTCTCCATTGCAAGAAACGAGATCATACGCAGATACCGTAAAGAACACCCTGAAATAGACGCTCCTATAGACACATTATCCAGCGATAAGCTGGGAGATAATTTCTCCTCTCAAGAATCCGAAGTATTAGAAAAAGAAACCACTGAAAAGATCAGATCTTTGGTGAATAAGTTACCCGAACTATATCGGAAACCTATATCGTTACATTACTTTGAAAATATGTCCTATAAAGATATCTCCGAAAATTTAAACTTGAAAATGAATACCTTAAAGAGTTATATTTTTCGAGGGAAAGAAATCCTACGCGATTGGCTGAAGAAAGACGATGAGCACGGAAAAAGATAA
- a CDS encoding NUDIX hydrolase has product MIRLELDKLKKELPLLPEGEPNLPEDVAHSSVVMPVFHKNGQDGFLLQKRNPNLASHPGQISFPGGVKDLEDKDLLHTALREWEEEMGAPDKELSVIGNYRGQLTHTGFHITPFLAKYSGDFRFEFNPEEVERIIILELDRLWEAPFYSIKGRRKPDSPLLEVFYFDIEEGLLWGATARIIVDFLREHAGFDRSPILRTPNLSSAPFLDVKKYE; this is encoded by the coding sequence TTGATTAGATTAGAATTAGATAAACTAAAAAAGGAACTTCCCCTTCTACCGGAAGGAGAACCGAATTTGCCGGAAGATGTAGCACATTCTTCCGTGGTTATGCCTGTGTTCCATAAGAACGGACAGGATGGTTTCCTTCTTCAAAAAAGAAATCCAAACCTTGCATCTCACCCAGGACAGATCTCTTTTCCGGGCGGAGTCAAAGATCTAGAAGATAAGGACCTACTGCATACGGCTCTTAGGGAATGGGAAGAAGAGATGGGAGCCCCCGACAAAGAATTATCCGTGATCGGAAATTACAGAGGACAGCTCACTCATACCGGATTTCATATCACTCCATTCTTAGCTAAATACTCCGGAGATTTTAGATTCGAATTCAATCCGGAAGAAGTAGAAAGAATTATCATACTGGAGTTAGACAGACTTTGGGAGGCCCCTTTTTATAGTATTAAGGGAAGAAGGAAACCTGACTCACCTTTATTAGAAGTATTCTATTTCGATATCGAGGAAGGACTTTTATGGGGAGCCACTGCAAGGATCATTGTGGACTTCTTAAGAGAACATGCAGGCTTCGATCGTTCTCCCATTTTAAGAACTCCTAATCTGAGTTCAGCGCCGTTCTTGGACGTGAAAAAGTACGAATAG
- a CDS encoding PP2C family protein-serine/threonine phosphatase — protein MRNILIVFLSVILFSLILFSGLLNSYSKEARLPFYFYPNGKIAVSDGSHTDLVGMRIDLIEYEIVRLGIDYGSSGHSFHFFAKEGSIVKSLSLDMRSSFEVLKDFLPDIFLSLLYFLVAIWFFFYTRDLYIFLLFGSLSSLFLFNFFLLAFHDFLFPFFFFLYFTGFLILDVSFRLRGKEIPSRWFAPQVIFSLVAGFVGLSQKGNPDLFQFLSVNGMYFNVFSAGICILQLVFHTFRNKGTFQEVFKKLSIVLAFFLITIVPFLMAEFGSTKSFFIIRPYLMAALILFPVLIVFGTYTYSLVPVQIAFSSSLTSIYSILILTFGYLFGLEFFVRWNPGFLGKHQREWNLFYVVAAAYFLGSLNNKLYKWIDYWSFRNNPKLHTALEELSVMIGAPISMRATINSLIRRLVDALEVKKLQILIPADKFSGTDLRNLNFIRIPYGSEIWTYFEDHTEVTITSHLAYGLGIRESVFKFLNQMEVQLAYPLFNFEKGKEVIAVFLVGEKINRKNFTLGELRFLKECTRLASLLIRNYSLLVDEVEKKRIVRDLNMAAVLDKTLHLPELETIKSVQVGYFTLPAVGISGDYLDILKLSPKKQLLFLGDVSGHGLGSGYLVSAVRGIIRRQLGNSSSLPDIFRAINLFLIERYRGSEFMTSIAGIYNASDGAFSFVNAGHTPPICIRKGGRIELRNETQRVLGVLPTDYRILTIHLNPGDKLVLFTDGVTETFDDNEEIFGEENLLRILSLNHDKDAQSLADLIKKTLEEFRNYKEPSDDISFVCLEVSE, from the coding sequence GTGAGAAATATTCTGATCGTATTTCTTTCAGTAATCCTATTCAGTTTGATCCTGTTCTCGGGATTATTGAACTCTTATTCTAAAGAAGCGAGACTTCCTTTTTATTTTTATCCAAATGGAAAGATCGCAGTTTCAGACGGATCGCATACGGATCTAGTCGGAATGAGGATAGACTTGATCGAATACGAGATAGTCCGACTAGGAATAGATTACGGATCATCAGGGCACTCATTTCATTTTTTTGCAAAAGAAGGAAGTATAGTAAAAAGTCTTTCTTTAGATATGAGATCCTCCTTCGAAGTATTGAAGGATTTTCTACCGGATATATTCCTATCTTTATTATATTTCTTAGTAGCGATCTGGTTTTTCTTTTATACGAGAGACTTATATATCTTCCTATTATTCGGATCTCTATCCTCCTTATTCTTATTTAACTTCTTCTTATTAGCGTTCCACGATTTTCTATTTCCATTTTTCTTCTTCTTATACTTCACAGGATTTTTGATCTTAGATGTTTCTTTTAGATTAAGAGGAAAAGAAATACCATCCAGATGGTTTGCTCCTCAGGTAATTTTCTCCTTAGTAGCGGGATTTGTAGGCCTTTCTCAAAAAGGAAATCCGGATCTGTTCCAATTCTTATCCGTGAACGGAATGTACTTCAACGTATTCTCTGCAGGGATCTGTATCCTGCAGTTGGTATTTCACACATTTAGGAATAAAGGGACTTTTCAGGAGGTTTTTAAGAAGTTAAGTATCGTTCTAGCATTCTTCTTAATTACGATCGTTCCGTTCTTAATGGCGGAATTCGGATCCACTAAAAGTTTTTTCATCATCCGTCCTTATCTGATGGCGGCTTTGATTTTGTTCCCTGTTTTGATCGTATTCGGAACTTACACTTACTCTTTAGTTCCGGTCCAGATCGCTTTTAGTTCTTCCTTAACTTCTATATATTCTATTTTAATTCTGACCTTCGGATATTTATTCGGTCTGGAATTTTTTGTAAGATGGAATCCAGGGTTTTTAGGAAAACACCAAAGAGAATGGAATTTATTCTATGTGGTGGCCGCCGCTTACTTTTTAGGTTCATTGAACAATAAATTGTATAAGTGGATAGATTATTGGAGTTTTAGAAATAATCCGAAACTTCACACCGCATTAGAAGAATTATCGGTAATGATCGGCGCTCCGATCTCTATGAGAGCCACGATCAATAGTTTGATCCGAAGACTAGTGGATGCTTTGGAAGTAAAAAAGCTCCAGATATTGATCCCAGCGGATAAATTTTCAGGAACAGACCTTAGAAATCTAAACTTCATTCGAATTCCTTACGGATCCGAGATCTGGACCTATTTCGAAGATCATACCGAGGTTACGATTACTTCTCACCTTGCGTATGGATTAGGGATTAGAGAGTCTGTGTTTAAATTTTTAAATCAGATGGAAGTCCAACTAGCGTATCCTTTATTCAATTTTGAAAAAGGAAAAGAGGTAATCGCAGTATTTTTAGTCGGAGAGAAGATCAATCGTAAGAATTTTACACTAGGTGAGCTTAGATTTTTAAAAGAATGTACTAGATTAGCATCTTTACTCATCCGAAACTACTCTCTACTAGTTGATGAAGTAGAGAAAAAAAGGATCGTTAGAGACCTGAATATGGCAGCGGTCTTGGATAAAACTCTTCATTTACCCGAGTTAGAGACCATAAAATCGGTTCAAGTAGGCTATTTTACTCTTCCTGCAGTGGGAATTTCAGGAGATTATCTAGATATACTCAAACTTTCTCCTAAAAAGCAGTTATTATTCTTAGGAGATGTATCCGGACATGGACTTGGGTCAGGTTATCTAGTTTCTGCGGTAAGAGGAATTATTCGCCGTCAATTGGGCAATTCTTCTTCTCTTCCTGATATTTTTAGAGCGATTAACTTGTTTTTGATCGAGAGATATAGAGGAAGTGAGTTCATGACTTCCATCGCAGGTATATATAACGCTAGCGACGGAGCGTTTTCATTCGTAAATGCAGGTCATACACCTCCGATTTGTATTCGAAAAGGTGGAAGAATAGAACTTAGAAACGAAACTCAAAGAGTTTTAGGTGTTCTACCAACGGATTATAGAATCTTAACTATTCATTTAAACCCGGGTGATAAATTAGTTTTGTTCACAGACGGAGTGACTGAAACGTTCGATGATAACGAAGAAATCTTCGGAGAAGAGAATCTTTTACGAATATTATCCTTAAATCACGATAAAGATGCTCAATCACTAGCTGATCTAATCAAAAAAACACTAGAAGAGTTTAGAAATTACAAAGAACCTAGCGATGATATCTCTTTTGTTTGTCTAGAAGTCTCCGAATAA
- a CDS encoding LIMLP_16695 family PerRB-regulated protein, which produces MSKIKDLFNSDIRTSYLKESWKEEDWYESLAGRPGIEQKIPYFKKETSSLKVAVLSR; this is translated from the coding sequence ATGAGCAAAATTAAGGATCTATTTAATTCGGACATCCGCACTAGTTATTTAAAAGAAAGCTGGAAAGAAGAGGACTGGTACGAGTCTCTCGCCGGTAGACCAGGCATAGAACAGAAAATCCCATACTTTAAAAAAGAAACTTCCTCTCTCAAGGTGGCGGTTCTTAGCAGATGA
- a CDS encoding response regulator — translation MKNASGSPGQKILVVDDEEDIAELIKFHLEENGYQVDTCQNGLEVLPRIEKNIPDLVVLDLMLPGIGGMDLCKRIKEKYSLPIIMVTAKSGETDAVLGLELGADDYVRKPFSTRELIARVRSVLRRSGEGEDEQDQEGNITVGKIFLNPKAHKVFINNEEIDLTLIEYKILYLFMTNTGVAFTRDKLLDKVWGKDIYVTDRAVDVNIKRLRDKLGEEKERLETIRGIGYRFNEA, via the coding sequence ATGAAAAATGCTTCCGGCAGCCCAGGCCAAAAAATCCTCGTAGTAGATGACGAAGAGGATATCGCAGAACTGATCAAATTTCATTTAGAAGAGAACGGCTACCAAGTAGACACCTGCCAAAACGGTTTAGAGGTGCTTCCTAGGATCGAAAAAAATATCCCAGACTTAGTAGTATTGGACTTAATGCTCCCAGGTATCGGGGGAATGGATCTTTGCAAAAGGATCAAAGAAAAATATTCTCTACCTATCATCATGGTTACCGCAAAATCCGGAGAGACAGACGCTGTCTTAGGACTGGAACTAGGTGCGGATGATTATGTTAGAAAACCGTTCTCCACTAGAGAACTCATCGCAAGAGTTCGTTCCGTACTGAGAAGATCGGGAGAAGGAGAAGATGAGCAAGACCAAGAAGGAAACATTACGGTCGGCAAAATTTTCCTGAATCCTAAGGCGCATAAAGTATTCATCAATAACGAAGAAATCGATCTTACATTGATCGAATATAAGATCCTCTATCTGTTTATGACCAATACAGGCGTTGCATTTACCAGAGATAAACTTTTAGATAAGGTTTGGGGTAAGGATATTTACGTGACGGATCGCGCTGTAGATGTTAATATTAAAAGACTCCGGGACAAACTAGGAGAAGAGAAGGAGAGGTTGGAAACCATCCGCGGGATCGGTTACAGATTCAATGAGGCGTAG
- the argJ gene encoding bifunctional glutamate N-acetyltransferase/amino-acid acetyltransferase ArgJ, producing the protein MDYPKGFFSFGTNIGIKDKTKDFGVIYSEKPCKAAAVFTKNNFPGAPVIVGKEHIRDGVLQAVVINSKNSNVATGEKGISNSRQICSEIAKSLGIAETSVLPSSTGVIGVPLPMNVILPACAQAKSNLKPGNLEEVAEAIMTTDTRKKISVRKIKSSNGEAVIFGMAKGAGMIEPNMATMLSYILTDAQIEGEVYPILKDCVDLSFNCITIDSDTSTSDTVALLSNGLAGQVDANEFKSALLEICTDLAKEVARDGEGATKLIEVRIKKSKDESQARKIGKSILNSPLIKTAIYGGDPNWGRLVMAVGKVFDEPIPFDSLEIYFGGLPVKGADTETLKKLSEYLKKNSEIFVDVVLNTGNKEMVFWGCDLTEGYVKENAYYTT; encoded by the coding sequence ATGGATTATCCTAAGGGCTTTTTTTCGTTCGGTACGAATATTGGCATTAAAGACAAAACCAAAGACTTCGGGGTGATCTATTCCGAAAAACCCTGCAAGGCCGCAGCGGTATTTACTAAAAATAATTTCCCAGGAGCTCCAGTTATCGTAGGCAAAGAACATATACGAGACGGAGTATTGCAAGCAGTAGTTATCAATTCTAAAAACTCAAATGTCGCTACCGGAGAAAAAGGAATTTCAAACTCCAGGCAGATCTGTTCAGAGATCGCAAAGTCTCTCGGTATCGCTGAAACTTCCGTGCTTCCATCTTCTACAGGAGTGATTGGAGTTCCACTTCCTATGAATGTAATTCTTCCTGCATGTGCTCAGGCAAAATCGAATCTAAAGCCTGGTAATTTAGAAGAAGTGGCAGAAGCGATCATGACCACTGATACTCGCAAAAAAATTTCCGTAAGAAAGATCAAATCTTCTAATGGAGAAGCTGTCATCTTCGGTATGGCCAAAGGTGCAGGAATGATAGAGCCTAATATGGCGACTATGCTTTCTTATATTCTTACGGACGCCCAGATCGAAGGAGAAGTTTATCCGATCTTAAAAGACTGTGTGGACTTAAGTTTTAATTGTATCACGATAGATTCGGATACTTCTACCTCCGATACGGTTGCTTTACTTAGTAATGGTCTTGCAGGCCAAGTGGATGCAAACGAATTCAAATCGGCACTTTTAGAGATATGCACCGATCTTGCCAAAGAGGTGGCGAGAGATGGAGAAGGTGCGACCAAATTGATAGAAGTCCGCATTAAAAAATCCAAAGACGAATCCCAGGCTAGAAAGATCGGAAAATCCATCCTAAATTCTCCATTGATCAAAACCGCTATCTATGGCGGCGACCCGAATTGGGGAAGATTGGTAATGGCGGTAGGTAAAGTTTTTGATGAACCTATCCCATTCGACTCTTTGGAAATTTATTTCGGGGGTCTTCCTGTCAAAGGTGCGGATACGGAAACTCTTAAAAAATTATCGGAGTATCTAAAAAAGAATTCCGAGATCTTCGTCGATGTGGTATTGAATACCGGAAACAAAGAGATGGTGTTCTGGGGATGCGACCTTACCGAAGGTTACGTGAAGGAAAACGCATACTACACAACCTAA
- a CDS encoding ribonuclease D, protein MQIQSDYIVVDNVRSLQLALITLSQSDCLSIDTESSGYYTYYSKVCLIQISSKGKNYIFDPIRLDDLSGLGPLFENPSILKIFHSASDDIKALKRDFGFKFINIADTMFSSRLLDLEQNSLLYLVEHYHKVKLSKKEQKSNWEKRPLEKSQLQYAALDTVYLESIWTKMSEELGKRKLLDEAVSEFAKIAEEEPEPFEGFSINLEKFPNVLELGSDERRALHDTLGFRDEKAKKLNKAPFRVWNNDKVLELVKSRGELNKLVDIVGKKDAENLYQVYKNPSGPPIQKNDLFKRSTEDLAGEEADRFKRLRQWRETIMSIRRMGHNLMPSNKNIAEIAKRNPKSIEELKELGIFSNWKVENYGPSIIAAMQSKPYETTLSGLIPIKKKFD, encoded by the coding sequence ACTCTCTCTCAATCCGATTGCCTCTCTATTGATACGGAATCCAGCGGTTATTACACCTACTATTCCAAAGTTTGTCTTATCCAAATATCCTCTAAGGGTAAAAATTATATCTTTGACCCTATTCGTTTGGATGATCTCTCCGGGTTAGGACCTCTATTCGAGAATCCCAGCATTTTAAAAATATTTCATTCCGCTTCGGACGATATCAAAGCTCTGAAAAGAGACTTCGGTTTCAAGTTTATAAACATCGCGGACACGATGTTCAGCTCTCGTTTATTAGACTTAGAACAGAACTCTTTGTTATATCTTGTGGAACATTACCACAAGGTCAAACTTTCGAAGAAGGAGCAAAAATCCAACTGGGAAAAGCGCCCTCTGGAAAAAAGTCAGCTCCAATACGCAGCCTTGGACACAGTTTATCTGGAATCCATTTGGACCAAAATGAGCGAGGAACTCGGAAAACGTAAATTGTTAGACGAAGCGGTTTCCGAGTTCGCAAAAATCGCGGAAGAAGAGCCGGAACCTTTCGAAGGATTTTCCATCAATTTGGAAAAATTCCCCAATGTTCTAGAATTAGGTTCCGACGAAAGAAGAGCACTTCACGATACTCTTGGCTTCCGAGACGAAAAAGCTAAGAAACTAAACAAGGCCCCGTTCAGAGTTTGGAATAATGACAAGGTTTTGGAATTAGTCAAGTCACGCGGAGAGTTGAATAAACTCGTAGACATAGTAGGCAAAAAAGACGCCGAAAATTTATACCAGGTTTATAAAAACCCGAGCGGCCCTCCTATCCAGAAAAACGATCTATTCAAAAGATCTACTGAAGATTTAGCAGGGGAAGAAGCTGATAGATTTAAAAGATTAAGGCAGTGGAGAGAAACAATCATGTCCATTCGCCGGATGGGTCACAACTTGATGCCGTCTAATAAGAATATCGCGGAGATTGCAAAAAGAAATCCTAAGTCTATAGAAGAGTTAAAAGAACTAGGTATCTTTTCCAATTGGAAGGTAGAAAATTACGGACCTTCCATTATAGCAGCAATGCAATCTAAACCCTACGAGACTACCTTGTCCGGTTTAATCCCGATCAAAAAGAAATTTGATTAG